The following coding sequences lie in one Candidatus Thermokryptus mobilis genomic window:
- a CDS encoding ABC transporter ATP-binding protein produces MRSLLELKQYILKYKRLILFGILAILLSEFFYVVIPILIGRAVDNLKVGVTFEKLSLFALLILGSTILSGIASFFTRQTIIVASRKIEYDMRNDFYRHVQGLHYLYFRDKKVGDIMAYATNDIPAVRNFLGPGIMYSIETTIEFVVILAIMFSMNLKLTLITLIPLPLISYLVYKVGRIVHEKYEDIQEHFGTITTLAQENIAGIRVVKSYVREDYEIEKFRKVNFEYFIKNIKLAKVQSLTYPLMILITGISIILVIWYGGYQVIKGTMTLGQLTSFLIYLGYLIWPMIAFGWIINLTQRAAASMDRLLEVMRIQPEIKDTDETDFSIRQINGEIEFKDVWFKYPDSESYVLRGISFKIGQGQTVGIVGYTGSGKTTLVNLIPRLFDPDKGEVLIDGVNVKRIPLKVLRENIGYVQQDVFLFSDTIKNNITFGIDGADDSKVIDVAKIAQIYDEVMGFPNKFDTIVGERGITLSGGQKQRVGLARALIKEPKILILDDPFSSVDAYTEEMILKNLREYRKGRTTIIISHRITSVKDSDFIIVLDDGEIVESGTHDELIELGGIYAELYQKQILEEELERM; encoded by the coding sequence ATGCGCTCATTGCTTGAGCTTAAACAATACATTTTGAAGTATAAAAGGTTAATTCTCTTTGGGATTTTGGCTATACTTTTGAGTGAGTTCTTTTATGTCGTCATCCCAATTTTAATTGGACGCGCTGTTGATAACTTAAAGGTAGGGGTGACCTTTGAAAAACTCTCACTTTTTGCCTTGCTCATTCTTGGTTCAACAATTTTAAGTGGGATTGCATCTTTTTTCACGAGACAGACGATAATTGTGGCTTCAAGGAAAATTGAGTATGATATGCGCAATGACTTCTACCGCCATGTTCAGGGGTTACATTATCTGTATTTCCGAGATAAAAAGGTTGGTGATATAATGGCTTATGCTACGAATGATATTCCCGCAGTAAGAAATTTCCTCGGGCCGGGGATAATGTATTCAATTGAGACCACCATTGAGTTCGTTGTGATACTTGCTATAATGTTTTCAATGAATTTAAAACTTACATTGATAACTTTGATACCTCTCCCATTGATATCTTATCTCGTTTATAAAGTTGGGAGGATAGTTCATGAGAAGTATGAGGACATTCAAGAACATTTTGGAACGATAACGACATTGGCTCAGGAGAACATCGCTGGGATAAGGGTTGTAAAATCCTATGTTAGGGAGGATTACGAGATTGAGAAGTTTAGAAAGGTAAATTTTGAGTATTTCATCAAGAATATAAAACTTGCAAAGGTTCAATCGCTTACATATCCGTTGATGATTTTGATAACTGGGATTTCAATTATACTTGTCATTTGGTATGGGGGTTATCAGGTGATAAAGGGGACGATGACGCTTGGGCAATTGACATCATTTTTGATCTATCTCGGTTATCTTATTTGGCCGATGATAGCTTTCGGTTGGATTATTAACTTGACACAAAGAGCAGCAGCTTCAATGGATAGATTGCTTGAAGTGATGAGGATTCAACCAGAGATAAAGGATACCGACGAAACTGATTTTTCAATTAGGCAGATAAACGGTGAGATTGAATTTAAAGATGTATGGTTTAAATATCCCGATTCGGAAAGCTATGTTTTAAGGGGTATAAGTTTTAAAATTGGACAGGGACAAACAGTTGGAATCGTTGGTTATACAGGGAGTGGTAAGACAACGCTTGTAAATTTGATCCCAAGATTATTTGATCCTGATAAAGGCGAAGTTTTGATAGATGGTGTAAATGTTAAGAGGATTCCGTTGAAGGTTTTAAGGGAAAACATAGGATATGTTCAACAGGATGTTTTTCTTTTTTCTGACACGATCAAAAATAATATAACTTTCGGGATTGACGGAGCCGATGATAGTAAGGTTATAGATGTCGCTAAAATTGCGCAGATTTACGATGAGGTTATGGGTTTCCCGAATAAATTTGATACGATTGTTGGTGAGAGAGGGATAACCTTGTCTGGCGGACAAAAGCAAAGGGTCGGACTTGCGAGAGCACTGATAAAGGAGCCAAAAATTTTAATACTTGATGACCCATTTTCATCAGTTGATGCTTATACTGAAGAGATGATTTTGAAAAATTTAAGAGAGTATAGGAAGGGGAGAACGACTATAATCATAAGTCATCGCATAACATCTGTTAAAGATTCGGATTTTATAATTGTTCTTGATGACGGGGAGATAGTTGAGAGTGGCACGCACGATGAACTTATTGAACTTGGTGGAATTTACGCTGAACTTTACCAGAAGCAAATACTTGAAGAAGAACTTGAAAGGATGTAA
- a CDS encoding OPT family oligopeptide transporter encodes MEKVEFKPYVPAETNLKELTLRSLFLGVIMAVILGSANTYIGLKAGMTISATFPAAVVAMAVMRVLRGSILEENIARTTASVGEALAAGAIFTIPAFVISGVWEDFNYWESTVIMLVGGALGVLFIIILRRPLVSDATLPYPEAVACAEMVKAGQKGETGAKYVFSMMGVSALIELFKNARGIKLFEETLGKFFEFGRYKIQLFSGSNPLGNPQTYTGGIYLSTPVASPALIGVGYIIGPRLSAVAFSGGVLGWWLFIPLVMFFNNGLEPLIKSGSDWETLTNAVWYYQVRPIAVGAMIVGAFHTLWKMRKQLFQGIAKGLRDTKLINTGRVTYSRLEDDLPLTSVLIGILLLVIPVVLIYYYFTKDFLSAVVAGIVMTLTGFLFSAVAGYLVGVMGGSNNPISGLTLSSLVISAVLMVALGVKGTKGVEVVLGVAAVVCTALGIAGDMLQDLKVGQILGGTPRKMQIAEIIGVLFTALVLVFPMSILHKGTEGGIGGKYLPAPQAGLMSVMSKGIVSGEIAWPLVIFGGVLAFVLILLKSPSPTLIAVGMYLPFETTSAIFVGGLIKYLADQIVKRKRISQEDAVKIENRGILLASGLVAGESITGVLLAGLYLLNVQLPHISDNPFIGMLIFPIVAVILILVPLRSK; translated from the coding sequence ATGGAAAAGGTTGAATTTAAGCCATATGTTCCAGCGGAAACCAATTTAAAGGAGTTGACTTTAAGGTCTTTATTTCTGGGTGTTATAATGGCTGTTATCCTTGGGTCTGCAAATACATATATTGGTTTAAAGGCGGGGATGACAATCTCAGCGACATTTCCAGCTGCTGTTGTAGCGATGGCTGTGATGAGGGTTCTTCGCGGTTCAATACTTGAGGAAAACATTGCAAGAACTACTGCGTCAGTTGGTGAGGCGCTTGCTGCTGGGGCGATATTTACAATACCTGCGTTTGTAATTTCAGGTGTATGGGAAGATTTTAACTATTGGGAGAGCACCGTTATAATGCTTGTTGGAGGTGCGCTTGGCGTTCTGTTCATTATTATTTTAAGAAGACCACTTGTTAGTGATGCAACACTTCCTTACCCTGAGGCGGTCGCTTGTGCGGAAATGGTAAAAGCAGGACAAAAGGGTGAAACCGGAGCAAAATATGTCTTCAGCATGATGGGGGTTTCAGCTTTGATTGAACTTTTTAAGAACGCTCGCGGAATAAAGTTGTTTGAAGAGACATTGGGCAAGTTTTTTGAGTTTGGCAGATATAAAATTCAACTTTTCAGCGGTTCAAATCCTCTTGGAAATCCTCAAACATATACAGGCGGAATTTATCTTTCAACACCCGTAGCTTCCCCAGCGTTAATCGGTGTTGGATACATAATTGGTCCGAGATTATCAGCTGTTGCTTTTTCAGGTGGTGTGCTTGGATGGTGGCTCTTTATCCCGCTTGTTATGTTTTTTAATAATGGGCTTGAACCTTTGATCAAATCAGGAAGCGATTGGGAGACACTGACAAACGCAGTTTGGTATTATCAAGTCAGACCTATTGCGGTTGGAGCTATGATAGTTGGTGCGTTCCATACGCTTTGGAAAATGAGAAAACAGCTTTTTCAGGGGATAGCAAAAGGATTGAGAGACACGAAGTTAATAAATACAGGAAGGGTGACATATTCACGGCTTGAGGATGATTTACCGTTGACATCTGTATTGATTGGAATTTTGCTTCTTGTAATTCCCGTGGTTTTAATTTATTATTACTTCACGAAGGATTTTCTCAGTGCTGTTGTTGCTGGAATTGTGATGACTTTGACAGGGTTCTTATTTTCTGCGGTTGCGGGTTATCTTGTCGGTGTTATGGGTGGTTCAAATAATCCAATTTCTGGTTTGACGCTTTCATCCCTTGTCATATCAGCTGTGTTGATGGTGGCGCTTGGAGTGAAGGGGACAAAAGGGGTTGAGGTTGTCTTAGGTGTTGCAGCTGTTGTTTGCACTGCGCTTGGAATAGCGGGGGATATGCTTCAAGATTTAAAAGTTGGTCAAATTTTAGGCGGGACGCCAAGGAAAATGCAAATCGCTGAAATTATAGGTGTTTTATTTACAGCGCTTGTCCTTGTTTTCCCGATGTCAATACTTCACAAAGGAACGGAAGGAGGAATCGGGGGCAAGTATCTTCCGGCTCCTCAAGCTGGATTGATGAGCGTTATGTCAAAGGGAATTGTAAGTGGTGAAATTGCTTGGCCACTTGTCATCTTCGGTGGAGTTCTTGCTTTTGTGCTTATCCTTTTGAAATCACCTTCCCCAACTCTTATAGCTGTTGGGATGTATCTTCCATTTGAGACAACATCGGCAATTTTTGTGGGTGGCTTGATAAAGTATTTGGCTGATCAAATTGTAAAACGTAAAAGGATTTCACAGGAAGATGCAGTTAAAATAGAAAATCGCGGTATTTTGCTCGCTTCTGGTCTTGTAGCTGGTGAATCAATAACCGGTGTCCTTTTGGCTGGGCTTTATCTTTTGAATGTTCAACTTCCACACATCTCGGATAATCCATTTATTGGGATGTTAATTTTCCCGATCGTCGCTGTTATATTAATCCTTGTTCCGTTGCGAAGCAAGTAA
- a CDS encoding phosphatase PAP2 family protein yields the protein MNLYANLRNLHFGDLVNIFFYLFLIFLAISFSPQLKIWWLIVLFNFLVISFILFVSRWNSLEIFSIKRFVREWYLIPLILLTFKEIYFFINLLKLPDYDWILIKIDQMIFGEHPTYVLSKIAHPILTEILQIVYSTFYFFPIILMYDFYRRGDILTYRYVVATVVYGFYLSYIGYLLVPAIGPRFTLHDFSNLDVELPGLFLTEPLRWIINTGESIPPGVPNPEEFAQRDAFPSGHTQLTLVVMYLSIVLNSKTRYFLIPVGILLIFSTVYLRYHYVIDLIAGFLFAVFTLATAPYLFNQCETKIGLKNGKG from the coding sequence ATGAATCTTTATGCGAACCTACGAAATTTACACTTTGGGGACTTGGTTAACATCTTTTTTTACCTCTTTTTAATTTTTCTTGCCATTTCGTTCTCACCTCAACTTAAAATTTGGTGGTTGATCGTTCTTTTCAACTTTCTCGTTATTTCTTTCATTCTTTTCGTCAGCAGGTGGAACTCTCTGGAGATTTTCTCAATCAAAAGATTTGTTCGGGAGTGGTATCTTATTCCGTTAATTTTGCTGACTTTTAAAGAGATTTATTTTTTCATCAATCTTTTGAAGCTTCCAGATTACGATTGGATTTTGATAAAGATTGATCAGATGATTTTCGGCGAGCATCCGACTTATGTTTTGAGTAAAATTGCTCATCCTATTTTGACGGAAATCTTACAGATTGTTTATTCAACCTTTTATTTTTTCCCGATAATTCTTATGTATGATTTTTACAGGCGTGGTGATATATTGACATACCGATATGTTGTTGCCACGGTTGTTTATGGGTTTTATCTTTCTTACATCGGTTATCTGCTTGTTCCGGCGATAGGTCCGAGGTTTACGCTTCATGATTTTTCAAATCTTGATGTTGAGCTTCCCGGTTTATTTTTAACCGAGCCGTTGCGTTGGATAATTAACACTGGGGAATCAATTCCACCGGGCGTTCCAAATCCTGAGGAGTTCGCGCAAAGGGATGCCTTCCCAAGCGGGCACACTCAACTTACGCTTGTGGTGATGTATCTTTCAATTGTTTTAAACTCAAAGACGAGATATTTTTTAATTCCTGTTGGGATTTTGCTTATTTTTTCAACTGTTTATTTGAGGTATCATTATGTCATTGACTTGATCGCTGGGTTTTTATTCGCTGTCTTCACACTTGCAACTGCGCCATATCTTTTCAATCAATGTGAAACAAAAATTGGATTAAAAAATGGAAAAGGTTGA
- the rsmA gene encoding 16S rRNA (adenine(1518)-N(6)/adenine(1519)-N(6))-dimethyltransferase RsmA, translated as MLKPVKYLGQHFLNDKNIARKIAEAINPQLDDVIVEIGAGEGFLTEQFVGKVRKIFAVEVDKRAVDFLRVRFEDKVEVLHNDFLKLNLKMFESYGKIRLVGNIPYNITSSIIFKAIENRRLIKDLIIMVQLEVALRIVSQPGVKDYSILSVMCQAYSKPEILFRVSRNVFYPRPNVTSAVIRLDFERGERAERISDDVFFRRVVKLVFNKRRKILKNTLKEIFDEAILSQLEFDLTRRPEQLTVDEFIDLSNSLYNLAGKIKVNDL; from the coding sequence ATGCTTAAGCCAGTTAAATATCTTGGACAACATTTCCTTAACGATAAAAATATAGCAAGGAAAATTGCGGAAGCGATAAATCCACAGCTGGACGATGTTATAGTTGAGATCGGGGCAGGTGAGGGTTTTTTAACTGAGCAGTTTGTCGGAAAGGTGAGGAAAATTTTCGCAGTTGAAGTTGATAAAAGAGCGGTTGATTTTTTAAGGGTTAGATTTGAAGATAAAGTTGAAGTTTTGCATAATGACTTTTTAAAACTTAATCTCAAGATGTTTGAAAGTTATGGTAAGATAAGATTGGTTGGAAACATACCTTATAACATTACGAGTTCAATCATATTCAAGGCGATTGAAAATAGGAGGTTGATCAAAGACCTTATTATAATGGTTCAGCTTGAAGTTGCATTGCGGATTGTGTCTCAACCGGGGGTTAAAGATTACAGCATACTCTCTGTTATGTGTCAGGCATATTCAAAGCCGGAGATTTTGTTCAGGGTGTCAAGGAATGTATTCTATCCAAGACCTAATGTGACATCGGCTGTCATACGGCTTGACTTTGAAAGAGGCGAGAGGGCAGAGAGGATAAGCGATGATGTTTTCTTCAGGAGGGTTGTCAAACTTGTTTTTAATAAGCGAAGGAAAATTCTGAAGAACACGCTTAAGGAGATTTTTGACGAGGCGATACTTTCACAACTTGAATTTGATTTGACGAGACGACCTGAACAATTGACAGTTGATGAATTTATAGACCTTTCAAATTCTCTTTACAACCTCGCTGGGAAAATAAAGGTCAACGATTTATGA
- a CDS encoding tetratricopeptide repeat protein, which translates to MGANFFIEKVRSEIKKIEKFIDLNPESPLLVRLASLYLEVGDVDKAISLCSRAVQIYPEYSTAHLVMARCYIELGAYSKALAELNRVAEILPDSKFVVDLISKISLKRRKQPTAIKGTSEKVQEEINLPDISEVDLVISDEVEGSSDTKVGDFEEDVFEVPSLDEKKEKVETQASYLEELIRQIEAGKSKVRNEVKQDKGVEVERELSYDDMNIVTPALAQILAGQGAYEEAIKIYKKLIEQRPQEKEKYEDEIRKLEEKMKNEDHA; encoded by the coding sequence ATGGGTGCGAACTTTTTTATTGAAAAGGTCAGATCCGAGATAAAGAAGATTGAGAAGTTTATTGATTTAAATCCTGAATCTCCACTGCTTGTCCGTTTAGCTTCACTTTACCTTGAGGTTGGGGATGTTGATAAAGCGATATCCTTGTGTTCAAGGGCGGTTCAGATTTACCCTGAATATTCAACCGCTCATCTTGTAATGGCAAGGTGTTATATTGAACTTGGGGCGTACTCAAAGGCGCTTGCGGAGTTGAATCGTGTAGCCGAAATTTTACCGGATTCAAAGTTTGTGGTTGATTTAATATCAAAAATTTCCTTAAAGAGAAGGAAACAACCTACAGCGATAAAAGGAACTTCTGAAAAGGTACAAGAAGAAATTAACTTGCCTGATATTTCTGAAGTTGATTTGGTGATATCAGATGAAGTTGAAGGATCAAGCGATACAAAGGTTGGCGATTTTGAAGAGGATGTTTTTGAAGTTCCCTCGCTTGATGAGAAAAAAGAGAAAGTTGAAACGCAGGCGTCTTATCTTGAAGAGCTTATAAGGCAGATTGAAGCTGGAAAGTCAAAAGTTAGAAATGAGGTCAAACAAGATAAAGGGGTTGAGGTTGAGAGAGAGTTGAGTTATGATGATATGAACATTGTGACGCCAGCTTTAGCCCAGATACTCGCAGGTCAAGGTGCGTATGAGGAAGCGATAAAAATTTACAAGAAGCTTATTGAACAGCGTCCGCAGGAGAAGGAGAAATATGAAGATGAGATAAGAAAACTTGAAGAAAAGATGAAAAACGAAGACCATGCTTAA
- a CDS encoding redoxin family protein: MILQFSVFNWTGKKSPELDGGIGWINSKPLKISELKGKVVLIDFFEYTCVNCLRTLPYLKEWHKRYKDAGLVIIGVHTPEFDFSAEFENVKRAVEELGIEYPVVVDSKYEIWNAFKNQFWPRKLLVDKDGIIRYDHIGEGAYGATEAKIQELLKQLNSNVSFPEIIHYLREEDKPGAVCYPRTPEMYAGYLRGYFTQKINPEKETFYSGNDYKETQITLNGWFKVEAMRIVHLRDMEQFSDYISFKFRGTEVNAVFNSDGGPYDVMVTLDDKPIPEDMKGSDVFYDSLGRSLVRVNSGRMYNLISGRRYGVYTLKLYTNSSSFSVYSFTFGSCVVKE, translated from the coding sequence ATGATATTACAATTTTCCGTGTTCAACTGGACTGGTAAAAAATCACCTGAACTTGACGGTGGAATTGGTTGGATAAATTCAAAACCGTTGAAGATCAGCGAACTCAAGGGTAAGGTTGTCTTAATAGATTTCTTTGAATATACCTGTGTCAATTGTCTTCGGACTCTGCCATATTTAAAAGAGTGGCACAAAAGATATAAAGATGCTGGGCTTGTGATAATTGGAGTTCATACCCCGGAGTTTGATTTTTCAGCTGAGTTTGAAAATGTGAAAAGAGCTGTTGAGGAACTCGGGATTGAATATCCAGTTGTCGTTGACAGCAAATATGAAATATGGAACGCTTTTAAAAATCAGTTCTGGCCAAGGAAATTGCTCGTTGACAAGGACGGCATAATAAGGTATGACCACATAGGTGAGGGAGCTTATGGAGCAACGGAGGCGAAGATTCAGGAGCTTTTAAAGCAGTTAAATTCAAATGTTAGTTTCCCAGAAATAATCCATTACCTTCGTGAAGAAGATAAGCCAGGTGCGGTTTGTTATCCTAGAACTCCTGAGATGTATGCTGGTTATTTGCGTGGTTATTTTACACAGAAAATAAATCCAGAAAAGGAAACTTTTTATAGCGGAAATGATTATAAAGAGACACAGATCACTTTGAACGGGTGGTTTAAGGTTGAAGCGATGAGGATAGTTCATTTAAGGGATATGGAGCAATTCAGCGATTATATCTCGTTTAAATTTAGGGGAACTGAAGTTAATGCTGTGTTTAATTCGGATGGGGGACCATATGATGTCATGGTTACACTTGATGACAAACCTATTCCGGAGGATATGAAGGGTTCTGATGTTTTTTACGATTCCTTGGGGAGGAGTTTGGTGAGGGTGAACTCCGGAAGGATGTATAATCTCATCTCTGGGAGAAGATACGGGGTTTACACTTTAAAGCTTTATACGAATTCTTCTTCGTTTTCGGTGTATTCATTTACATTTGGCTCATGCGTGGTTAAAGAATAA
- a CDS encoding DUF2279 domain-containing protein — protein sequence MLLTLFVLFLGFCRVEPADSNNVAVEQTKVNKIKLGIVTVGTLGFGVVTYDYFNKVWWKPTRVKKFVWRDDWNDVLKADKAGHFYFSYVLSDVYKNLFKWVGFSSKTSAFLGAGISTIYEVGVVELTDGFTTKWGFSPSDAISDVFGAFFPVAQEYIPMLRIFSFKWSYTPSGYTWLDYFRFGSLKEALYKKQFHTDYSGMTFWASVDFQNLLPEKFEKFIPDFLNIAVGYSVKEINYAGRGYSEVFVGIDYNFLKVDTGSEFFNKVLRALNYIHFPAPTLRIKPKVKFYYLYF from the coding sequence ATGCTTTTAACTTTGTTTGTTTTATTTCTTGGCTTTTGCAGAGTTGAGCCCGCTGACTCCAATAATGTCGCTGTTGAACAAACAAAGGTGAATAAGATAAAACTTGGCATCGTAACTGTTGGGACGCTTGGATTCGGTGTTGTGACATATGATTATTTCAATAAGGTTTGGTGGAAGCCGACGAGGGTTAAAAAATTTGTCTGGCGTGACGATTGGAACGATGTTTTAAAAGCTGATAAAGCGGGGCATTTTTATTTTTCCTATGTTTTATCCGATGTTTATAAAAATCTTTTCAAGTGGGTTGGTTTTAGTAGTAAGACATCGGCTTTCCTTGGGGCTGGGATAAGCACGATTTACGAAGTTGGTGTTGTTGAACTTACCGATGGATTCACAACTAAATGGGGTTTTAGTCCAAGCGATGCTATATCCGATGTGTTTGGTGCTTTCTTTCCAGTTGCACAGGAATATATCCCAATGCTGAGAATTTTTTCGTTTAAGTGGAGCTATACTCCGTCGGGTTATACTTGGTTGGATTATTTTCGTTTTGGAAGTTTGAAAGAGGCACTTTATAAAAAGCAGTTTCACACCGATTATTCCGGGATGACTTTTTGGGCAAGCGTTGACTTTCAAAATTTATTGCCAGAAAAATTTGAAAAGTTCATACCTGATTTTTTAAACATCGCTGTTGGTTATAGCGTTAAAGAGATAAATTACGCAGGTAGGGGTTATTCAGAGGTTTTTGTTGGGATTGATTATAATTTCTTGAAGGTTGACACAGGGTCTGAATTTTTCAACAAGGTTTTGAGGGCTTTGAATTACATACATTTCCCAGCGCCAACTTTAAGGATAAAGCCGAAAGTTAAGTTTTACTACCTTTATTTTTAA
- a CDS encoding Yip1 family protein, with translation MENFQANQEPSFSEEVKPMPLIDKISGIFLAPAEVYENLVKSKPKTIDWLFPVVVMIVVVIVSTLLKFGNESIRDSLISFQEQRFEQLVEEGKMTEEQAEIARERLSSFTGAQRIFSVVGALIGIPIVFLIVSLVYFLLGRLFFKGDVDFMSVFSIYSLSSLIGTVGVIVATLLSFLTGSFFASASPAIFMEPSSSKLYQLATKFEVFSIWQYVVFAIGLAKAFNKGYLSAFVLVFGVWLIWVVMSLFISFLG, from the coding sequence ATGGAAAATTTCCAAGCCAATCAAGAACCGAGCTTTTCTGAAGAAGTTAAGCCGATGCCTTTGATTGACAAAATCTCCGGAATTTTTCTCGCACCCGCTGAAGTTTATGAAAATCTTGTTAAGTCAAAGCCTAAAACAATTGATTGGCTCTTTCCAGTCGTTGTTATGATTGTTGTCGTAATTGTTTCAACCTTGTTAAAGTTTGGTAACGAAAGCATAAGGGATTCTTTGATTTCATTTCAAGAGCAGAGGTTTGAACAACTTGTTGAAGAGGGTAAAATGACGGAGGAACAAGCTGAAATTGCTCGTGAAAGATTGAGCTCATTCACTGGTGCACAGAGAATCTTCAGCGTTGTCGGGGCTTTGATTGGTATTCCTATAGTTTTTTTGATCGTTTCGCTTGTTTATTTCCTGCTTGGGCGTTTGTTCTTTAAAGGTGATGTTGATTTTATGAGCGTCTTTTCAATTTATTCTCTTTCAAGTTTAATTGGAACAGTTGGGGTTATAGTTGCAACTCTTCTTTCTTTTTTGACGGGCTCGTTCTTTGCAAGCGCAAGCCCAGCAATTTTTATGGAACCATCGTCAAGCAAGTTATATCAACTTGCTACAAAGTTTGAGGTTTTTTCAATCTGGCAATATGTTGTTTTTGCGATTGGATTGGCGAAAGCTTTTAATAAGGGTTATTTATCTGCATTTGTGCTTGTTTTTGGAGTTTGGTTGATTTGGGTCGTGATGAGTTTATTTATCTCATTTCTCGGCTAA
- a CDS encoding AAA family ATPase, whose protein sequence is MRNKSDVEIVQELNLAYRKIKSEIAKVIVGQDKIIEELLIALFARGHCLLVGVPGLAKTLLIKTLAQVLDLKFSRIQFTPDLMPSDITGTEVIEENITTGEKFFKFVKGPIFANIVLADEINRTPPKTQSALLEAMQEYRVTAGGQTHELEQPFFVLATQNPIEMEGTYPLPEAQLDRFMFNIWIDYPSFDEEVEIVRKTTSSYQPEVEKVLKRDEILELQDLVRKVPVADNVIEYAVKLVSLTRPNLNGAPDFIKRWISWGAGPRASQYLILGAKARAILEGRYTPTIDDVRAVALPVLRHRLVTNFNAEADGVSTPEIIEKLLKII, encoded by the coding sequence GTGCGAAATAAAAGTGATGTTGAAATTGTCCAAGAGTTAAATTTGGCGTATAGAAAAATCAAATCTGAGATCGCTAAGGTTATTGTCGGGCAGGATAAGATAATTGAGGAATTATTGATAGCTCTTTTTGCTCGCGGGCATTGTCTTTTGGTTGGGGTTCCTGGGCTTGCGAAGACACTTCTTATAAAAACGCTTGCGCAAGTTCTTGATTTGAAGTTCAGCAGAATTCAATTCACGCCCGATTTAATGCCAAGTGATATAACTGGGACTGAGGTAATTGAGGAGAACATAACTACGGGTGAAAAATTTTTTAAATTTGTCAAGGGACCAATTTTTGCAAACATTGTTCTTGCTGATGAGATAAACAGGACTCCTCCAAAGACACAATCTGCTTTGCTTGAGGCGATGCAGGAGTATCGTGTTACAGCTGGGGGGCAGACGCATGAGCTTGAGCAACCTTTTTTCGTTCTAGCAACGCAAAATCCGATAGAGATGGAGGGAACTTATCCATTGCCCGAGGCTCAACTTGATAGGTTTATGTTCAACATTTGGATTGATTATCCATCTTTTGATGAGGAGGTTGAAATAGTCAGGAAGACGACAAGTTCGTATCAACCGGAGGTTGAGAAGGTTTTGAAGCGTGATGAAATACTTGAATTGCAAGACCTTGTGCGAAAAGTTCCAGTGGCTGACAATGTAATTGAATATGCTGTGAAGCTTGTTTCTCTGACGCGACCAAATCTTAATGGTGCGCCTGACTTTATAAAGCGATGGATAAGTTGGGGGGCTGGTCCAAGGGCTTCGCAATACTTGATACTTGGTGCAAAAGCACGGGCAATTCTTGAGGGAAGATACACACCTACAATTGATGATGTAAGGGCTGTCGCATTGCCAGTTTTAAGACACCGACTTGTCACGAACTTCAATGCAGAAGCGGATGGAGTTTCAACTCCAGAGATAATTGAAAAACTTTTAAAAATAATTTGA